In Gammaproteobacteria bacterium, a single genomic region encodes these proteins:
- the rpoS gene encoding RNA polymerase sigma factor RpoS: MTEKFADFELDIDGIAADESTDATGTNMLGRALPETSHDDLAELVAKDRTMDATQLYLSEIGAAPLLSAEEEVYYARRARRGCMKSRQKMIESNLRLVVKIARRYMNRGLALLDLIDEGNLGLIRAVEKFDPERGFRFSTYATWWIRQTIERALMSQTRTIRLPIHVVKEINVYLRASRELAAKLDHEPTPEEIAEKVGKPVENVIKMLKLNERSSSIDVPLGGDDDNKALVDILGDEGADDPADVLQDGDIQERLVKWLDELSPKQREVLVQRYGLFGEEPATLEQVGERIGLTRERVRQIQAEALSRLRELMARHQLDEKVLFRD; encoded by the coding sequence ATGACGGAAAAATTTGCTGATTTTGAACTCGATATTGACGGAATCGCAGCGGATGAATCTACTGACGCAACTGGCACAAACATGCTTGGGCGTGCTTTGCCAGAAACGTCGCATGATGATCTGGCCGAACTGGTTGCCAAAGACCGCACCATGGATGCCACCCAACTTTACTTGAGTGAAATCGGTGCAGCGCCGCTTCTGAGCGCAGAGGAAGAGGTGTATTACGCACGCCGTGCACGCCGAGGTTGCATGAAGTCCCGGCAGAAAATGATCGAAAGTAATCTTCGTCTGGTGGTCAAAATTGCTCGCCGATATATGAACAGAGGTTTGGCGCTTCTCGATTTGATCGATGAAGGTAACCTTGGCCTCATCCGTGCAGTCGAGAAGTTTGATCCGGAGCGCGGCTTTCGTTTTTCAACTTATGCGACATGGTGGATTCGTCAGACCATCGAACGAGCATTGATGAGCCAGACTCGAACCATTCGACTACCTATCCATGTCGTCAAGGAAATCAACGTGTATTTGCGCGCATCGCGTGAGTTGGCCGCCAAACTCGATCATGAGCCAACACCAGAAGAGATCGCGGAAAAAGTCGGTAAGCCTGTTGAGAATGTCATAAAGATGCTCAAGCTCAATGAGCGGAGCTCGTCAATCGATGTGCCTTTGGGCGGAGATGATGACAACAAAGCCCTTGTTGATATCCTCGGGGATGAAGGCGCAGATGATCCTGCCGATGTGTTGCAGGATGGTGACATTCAGGAACGGTTAGTCAAATGGCTTGATGAATTGTCGCCTAAACAACGGGAAGTGCTGGTTCAGCGCTATGGTTTATTTGGTGAGGAGCCAGCGACGCTAGAGCAAGTTGGCGAGCGAATCGGATTGACCCGTGAGCGAGTCAGGCAGATTCAGGCAGAAGCACTGTCCAGATTGCGTGAACTCATGGCGCGTCATCAACTTGATGAGAAAGTATTATTCAGAGACTAG
- the surE gene encoding 5'/3'-nucleotidase SurE → MNILLSNDDGYRAEGLRTLAKALQALGRVVVVAPDRNRSGASSSLTLDVPIRCERIEKDYYVVTGSPADCIHVGCYEVMNELPDLVVAGINHGANLGDDVLYSGTVAAAMEGRHLGVPAIAVSLVSRTGPHFDTAALWARQCVEWVSQGVFNGCKVLNVNVPNVPASDIKGYALTRLGGRHRGGTLIQQKDPKGRPIYWYGPPNDGEDIGPGTDFHAVAQNQVSLTPIVTDLTDYQALAKLNRHFEQLKQETSDGR, encoded by the coding sequence TTGAATATTTTATTGAGTAATGATGATGGTTATCGGGCAGAGGGGCTTCGCACTCTGGCGAAAGCCCTGCAGGCCTTAGGTCGTGTTGTCGTGGTTGCGCCAGACAGAAATCGAAGTGGCGCCAGCAGTTCATTGACACTGGATGTGCCGATCCGCTGTGAGCGGATTGAAAAAGATTATTATGTGGTCACCGGCAGCCCAGCCGATTGTATTCATGTTGGTTGCTATGAAGTGATGAATGAATTGCCTGATCTGGTAGTGGCAGGCATCAACCATGGCGCCAACTTGGGAGATGATGTGTTGTACTCAGGGACGGTGGCAGCGGCCATGGAGGGGCGTCATCTTGGTGTGCCTGCCATCGCGGTCTCGTTGGTCAGTCGTACCGGTCCGCACTTTGATACTGCGGCCCTTTGGGCGCGTCAGTGTGTTGAGTGGGTTAGCCAAGGCGTGTTTAATGGTTGCAAGGTGCTCAACGTGAATGTGCCCAATGTGCCCGCCTCGGACATCAAGGGTTATGCGCTGACACGGCTCGGCGGTCGACATCGAGGTGGCACTTTGATACAACAAAAGGATCCGAAAGGCCGCCCAATCTACTGGTACGGACCACCCAATGATGGTGAAGACATTGGACCAGGCACCGACTTCCATGCGGTCGCACAAAATCAAGTGTCGCTGACTCCGATAGTGACCGATCTGACAGATTACCAAGCCTTGGCGAAGCTGAATCGTCATTTTGAACAGTTGAAGCAGGAGACCTCTGATGGTCGGTGA
- a CDS encoding DedA family protein, whose amino-acid sequence MKIFSALYSKTLQWAKHPRAEAILCVFSAAESIFFPIPTDVMLAPMVLSRREQAWRLAFLTVAFSVLGGIVGYWLGYGLMTSWVEPWLQAHDLADIFIEAHQLFAEHGVWIVLLAGFSPIPYKAFTLTAGAAEMPFWPFVLASIIGRAGRFYLVAALLYWGGENLKEKLHQWVDWAGWAVVGFVMLYLVFR is encoded by the coding sequence TTGAAGATTTTCAGCGCGCTGTATAGCAAAACGTTGCAATGGGCTAAGCACCCAAGAGCCGAGGCCATCCTGTGTGTGTTTAGCGCCGCAGAATCGATTTTCTTTCCAATCCCCACGGATGTCATGTTAGCGCCAATGGTGCTTTCCCGTCGCGAGCAGGCTTGGCGGTTGGCGTTTTTGACCGTAGCGTTCTCTGTTTTGGGCGGGATTGTGGGGTATTGGCTGGGTTACGGGCTGATGACTTCTTGGGTAGAACCGTGGTTGCAGGCACATGATCTCGCAGACATTTTTATTGAGGCGCATCAGCTTTTTGCAGAACATGGGGTGTGGATTGTGTTACTCGCAGGTTTTTCGCCCATCCCATACAAAGCTTTTACGCTGACCGCGGGTGCGGCAGAAATGCCGTTTTGGCCGTTCGTTTTGGCTTCTATTATCGGACGGGCTGGGCGGTTTTATCTGGTGGCTGCACTTTTGTACTGGGGTGGCGAAAATTTAAAGGAAAAATTGCATCAGTGGGTGGATTGGGCTGGTTGGGCTGTGGTTGGTTTTGTTATGCTCTATCTGGTGTTTCGGTAA
- the truD gene encoding tRNA pseudouridine(13) synthase TruD, translated as MKDTALAWPAAYPEILAQGVIRQHCEDFVVEEVLPIRLQDSGAHWYVFIEAVQWNTQDLTAHLASELNIPLHEIGYCGRKDKHAVTRQWFSVPATQCSLADVSSVLQNTAGTQILQTGAADKKIRIGCHTHNRFEIRVRWQTPPPRAVIIHRLKRLAACGVPNYFGVQRFGYHGTNVERARHWLLNRKNRGRRAGGGWHLSVVRGWFFNRLLGDLVANGIWSSPCLPELTKYWRGWGVPSHSAERCGESEPGQMALLLADGRYHLPGDVAWTTWERRVYHRLRHWRFRQQVRSIGVIPKDFHYEMDSGQLTLRFALPTGAYATSVLRELGDIRSAVSGC; from the coding sequence ATGAAAGACACCGCATTAGCTTGGCCAGCAGCGTATCCAGAAATTTTAGCACAAGGAGTGATTCGCCAGCATTGCGAAGACTTTGTTGTGGAAGAGGTATTGCCCATCCGCTTACAGGATTCGGGAGCGCACTGGTACGTATTCATCGAAGCTGTGCAATGGAATACGCAGGACTTAACGGCACATTTGGCGAGCGAATTGAACATTCCGCTGCACGAGATCGGCTATTGCGGAAGAAAGGATAAACACGCTGTCACCAGACAGTGGTTTAGTGTCCCTGCCACTCAATGCTCGCTTGCCGACGTTTCATCCGTTTTGCAGAATACGGCAGGCACACAAATACTGCAAACGGGGGCGGCCGATAAAAAGATTCGTATCGGTTGTCACACCCACAATCGATTTGAAATCCGGGTGCGGTGGCAGACACCGCCGCCTCGGGCAGTGATAATCCATCGGCTGAAACGTCTAGCGGCTTGTGGCGTGCCCAATTATTTTGGCGTTCAGCGGTTTGGCTACCATGGCACAAACGTTGAGCGAGCTCGCCATTGGCTATTGAACCGAAAAAATAGAGGGCGGCGTGCCGGAGGTGGTTGGCATCTGTCGGTGGTCAGAGGTTGGTTTTTCAACCGCTTGCTCGGGGATCTGGTGGCGAACGGTATTTGGAGCAGTCCGTGTTTGCCGGAGTTGACCAAGTATTGGCGCGGATGGGGTGTACCTAGTCACTCAGCAGAGCGATGTGGCGAATCGGAGCCAGGTCAGATGGCGCTCCTGCTCGCCGATGGGCGTTACCATCTACCAGGGGATGTGGCTTGGACGACTTGGGAGCGGCGCGTTTATCATCGCTTACGCCATTGGCGTTTTCGCCAACAGGTTCGGAGCATCGGTGTCATACCGAAAGACTTTCACTACGAAATGGATAGCGGGCAATTGACACTACGCTTTGCATTGCCGACAGGTGCGTATGCCACTTCGGTATTGCGCGAATTGGGAGACATTCGTTCGGCCGTTTCGGGATGCTAG
- a CDS encoding LysM peptidoglycan-binding domain-containing protein — protein MKRLAGFTACQLTILLLSACQSEGERPAEVVRIDTRIVENVTNAQNIYVVRPGDTLYSIAWAHELDYRALARWNRLRPPYLLRNGQQLRLSPPSPGPHTTRKSDTQEVMAKNAVRSNQRSTGDTSHAKKQPLPKHQHRSETKKLGILASHGKKIKKKSKKSVTNWRWPVKGTIIGRFSPRRGGNKGIDILTPGPSPVVAVADGRVVYSGSGLRGYGKLIIIKHDENWLTAYAYNARLRVKDKEFVKVGQIIADTGYEGLYANQLHFEVRYQGKPVDPLKYLPQKQ, from the coding sequence TTGAAACGCCTTGCTGGATTTACTGCTTGCCAGTTGACTATTCTGCTGCTGTCGGCGTGCCAGTCGGAGGGAGAGCGTCCTGCCGAAGTGGTGCGAATTGACACCCGCATCGTCGAAAATGTTACCAACGCGCAAAATATTTATGTGGTCAGACCGGGTGACACCCTGTATTCGATCGCTTGGGCGCATGAGCTCGACTACCGAGCGCTTGCACGTTGGAATCGATTGCGACCGCCTTATCTGTTACGGAATGGCCAGCAGTTACGTCTGAGCCCACCTTCCCCTGGTCCCCACACAACAAGAAAAAGTGATACGCAAGAGGTGATGGCCAAAAACGCGGTTCGGTCGAATCAGCGCTCAACCGGCGATACCAGTCACGCAAAGAAACAGCCACTCCCTAAGCATCAGCATCGGTCTGAAACAAAAAAACTGGGGATCCTCGCATCGCATGGAAAAAAAATCAAGAAAAAATCAAAAAAAAGCGTGACAAATTGGCGCTGGCCTGTTAAAGGTACAATTATCGGCCGATTTTCGCCGCGCCGGGGAGGGAACAAGGGGATCGATATCTTGACGCCGGGTCCCAGTCCTGTGGTGGCGGTCGCAGATGGTCGAGTGGTGTACAGCGGTTCGGGGCTGCGAGGCTATGGCAAGCTGATCATCATCAAACATGATGAAAATTGGCTCACAGCCTATGCTTACAATGCTCGGCTCCGCGTGAAAGATAAAGAATTTGTGAAAGTTGGACAGATCATTGCCGATACAGGCTATGAGGGGCTGTACGCCAACCAACTTCACTTTGAGGTGCGGTATCAGGGGAAGCCAGTAGATCCTCTGAAGTACCTCCCACAGAAACAGTGA
- a CDS encoding protein-L-isoaspartate(D-aspartate) O-methyltransferase, with product MVGERARERLLTILSEKGIESAPVLAAMANVPRHLFVDEALAHRAYDDVVLPIGYEQTISQPFIVARMTEVLYREAKHDRILEIGTGCGYQAAVLAQLWTRVYSIERIRDLHRYARQRLLALGLANIQTKAADGHYGWPEEAPFDAIMLTAAPPEIPQRLLAQLGEGGCLLAPVGAQGVVQYLTLVRRVGDDFEYTRLDAVRFVPMRKGIED from the coding sequence ATGGTCGGTGAGCGCGCACGCGAGCGGCTTTTAACCATTTTAAGTGAAAAAGGCATTGAGTCCGCACCTGTGCTGGCGGCAATGGCCAATGTGCCGCGTCATTTATTTGTTGACGAGGCACTGGCGCATCGTGCCTACGACGATGTGGTATTGCCTATCGGATATGAGCAAACCATATCCCAGCCCTTCATTGTCGCGCGCATGACTGAGGTGTTGTATCGCGAAGCGAAGCACGATCGTATTCTGGAAATAGGGACTGGCTGTGGTTATCAGGCAGCGGTCTTGGCGCAGTTGTGGACACGAGTGTACAGCATTGAGCGCATTCGCGACCTGCATCGATATGCCAGACAAAGACTGCTGGCCCTAGGGCTGGCCAATATACAAACGAAAGCAGCAGATGGCCATTATGGATGGCCGGAAGAAGCGCCGTTTGATGCCATTATGCTCACGGCAGCCCCGCCAGAGATTCCGCAACGGTTGCTAGCTCAGCTGGGTGAAGGTGGATGCCTGTTGGCACCTGTCGGCGCTCAGGGGGTTGTGCAGTATTTGACGCTTGTGCGTCGAGTTGGGGATGATTTCGAATACACACGATTGGACGCCGTGCGTTTTGTGCCAATGCGAAAAGGAATTGAAGATTGA